In Magnetospirillum sp. XM-1, a single window of DNA contains:
- a CDS encoding phenylacetyl CoA encodes MNEEFEDAPAIRHQGLAPWLQTAWDMRAAGNFIGGGSGTGLLILTSLGAFDGLYSRVLLLAGLTLVGLGLFSVFLEIGRPLRALNVLLGGKRSWMTREAFVAGVLFPLGGAALIWPDLAKLVWIPAAAYLYCQARILESAKGIPTWRSPLILPLTVVTGLAEGAGILLLLGTLFLDSGAPEWVAGTLVATIAGRIFVWMFYRRRMVGGEAPVEAAAMLIRFSMPFTLGGNVIPVAFLVLAGISPDIRAAALAAAGLAAMAGGWAMKIVIVTKAAHNQGFAINHSPARGGGESGPGFKPGWREVPPGEARNQAKE; translated from the coding sequence ATGAACGAGGAATTCGAAGACGCCCCGGCCATACGCCATCAGGGACTCGCGCCCTGGCTGCAGACCGCCTGGGACATGCGCGCCGCCGGCAATTTCATCGGCGGCGGCTCGGGCACCGGGCTGTTGATCCTCACCTCGCTGGGGGCCTTCGACGGCCTTTACAGCCGGGTGCTGCTGCTGGCCGGTCTCACCCTGGTCGGCCTCGGCCTGTTCTCCGTCTTCCTCGAGATCGGTCGCCCGCTTCGCGCCTTGAACGTGCTGCTGGGCGGCAAGCGCAGCTGGATGACGCGGGAAGCCTTCGTCGCCGGCGTGCTGTTCCCGCTGGGGGGCGCCGCGCTGATCTGGCCGGATCTGGCCAAGCTGGTGTGGATTCCCGCCGCCGCCTATCTGTATTGCCAGGCCCGCATCCTGGAATCCGCCAAGGGCATTCCCACCTGGCGCTCGCCGCTGATCCTGCCGCTCACCGTGGTCACCGGCCTGGCCGAGGGCGCCGGCATCCTGCTGCTGCTGGGCACCCTGTTCCTGGATTCCGGCGCGCCGGAATGGGTGGCCGGCACCCTGGTCGCCACCATCGCGGGGCGCATCTTCGTGTGGATGTTCTACCGCCGCCGCATGGTCGGCGGCGAGGCGCCGGTGGAAGCCGCCGCCATGCTGATCCGCTTCTCCATGCCCTTCACGCTGGGCGGCAACGTCATTCCCGTGGCCTTCCTGGTGCTGGCCGGCATTTCGCCCGACATCCGCGCCGCCGCCCTGGCCGCCGCCGGGCTGGCCGCCATGGCGGGCGGCTGGGCCATGAAGATCGTCATCGTCACCAAGGCGGCCCACAACCAGGGCTTCGCCATCAACCATTCCCCCGCCCGCGGCGGCGGGGAATCCGGTCCGGGCTTCAAGCCGGGCTGGCGTGAGGTCCCCCCCGGGGAGGCCAGGAACCAAGCTAAGGAATAA